The window TATAAGACCAGCTGAATATAtaacagataataataatgaagaaaataaaaaaatatgtgatgAAAAAATCTACACAAGTACAATAACAATCAAGACTGGAAATGAGGTTGGAatcaataatgataaaaataaaaatgagtgtattgataacaataaaaatcaaactaACAAATTCATCATAATGAGCCAAGTTAatccaacaataaaaaatttatcaaatgataaatcatcatcaataatttgtgCTCCAGTTGTTAGTAAAGAAAATAGTCAAAATAAGGCTATTGTTGAACTTCACATTAAACCAGAGTGTCAAGTAActaatcaaacaaataaatccCCAATTTTCATATCgtcaaataacaataatacaaataataaaattcatacatttaaaaaaccaattgtCAATAACAAtggaaatgataaaattgatttttcacgTAGTCAATTTAATCCACaagattataatatttatttaaataatcataaagaaaaatttagtgGTGTTATATCAGCTCtcggtaataataataataatatcaataatatcaaaaatgatacatttaaaaattattttaatcgagttaataataataataattacaattcaTTGAGAAGaagttttaatgttaaatcaaaatttaaaaacggCAAtggggttgaaaaaaaaattgataaaattgaaaatataaatggtaatttttttaatagtaatattattaataataataaaaataatagtaataataataataaagattcaatgataaaagtagatgcaaaaaatgttaaaaattatataaactcGGCAAATTTTACGTCATCTGCAAGTTCACTTGCTGCTTTTCTTTTGGCAAATCGTTCAAGTCATCCGGAGACCTTGTATTGTTCACAAAGAACACCACCACGTATGCCAACACCACCAAATTCAACGTCTTCATCCTCGTCTGTCTCCTCGTCGTCATCGTcacctccaccaccaccaccaccactactacCACtactatcatcatcaacaacaacatcatcatcttggGTGCGAATACGtatacgaaaaataataattccttttctttttttttatatatctattatttatttatttttaaaattatatttgagtaATTAACGTACTGTATGTTGTAATCTCagtgtcaaaatttttttatttgttgcatTGCATGAGCATGATCATTGTGTTGTATTTCAGACCAATCACCTTGGCAATCAGCCCAACGATACACCCACTTATCGTCCACTTCAGGTAACAATTTtactatcaaataatttttcatttatcaagtTTGTTCCTCGTCGTAACAATCAGTTGGTTTGTAACTCGCGACAAACAACaaggtaattttattataacggAAGTGTTTgtgaaattcaatttaaatttaataatatatttattaaaaattaattgattgttaaACAAGACGaggaattaaatttaaaatactttaacTTTGgttgagaaaataatttatttatatttatttcaataaaaatcaatctattgttttttattttgttaataaattgtaaattatattccaaatcaaaaagttgaaataattttattaaaaaccttttgttattaataaataataatttttttttaatttggaaaATTCATTAGACTCCGACTTTGGGTGGTGGAAATAAATCCATTGGTTCAACTGGACTAGCTCCAACTTTGAATTATTCATCagcaaacaacaacaacaacaacaacaacagctcGTCAATCAACAGCTTCATTCGTCCACAGAGTCAGACAGTTACTGgtgagttttttaaaaatgattctaaaataatatataattttatattaaaaaaaaaaaaaataaattgaagtatattgttgatgataatttctTTGAAGTCGAGATGGTTTGGAGTTGCAAGATCGTTCCTCAGATCAGATGAAAAGAGTTGtctttaatatcaattatttcttattgataaaattgaagaattaaaaaaaaaaatatataaattaaaaaaatcaaacaatattatatttgatttataaattgattagtTCTATTGTTACGACGATCTCATTTCTCAGAGTGACGATCTCGCAACAAACAAGAACGTGCTCGACAAAGTCACCAGTTGTTAAATAGGCTTCTGTGTGATTAGGTCGATTCACTGGCCTGCCAAAGTTTCTCCTCGAAGGTATGAAATAATACATCtcataaacaatcaataaaaagATTGTTTGATGCTTTTAAGCCAATCAATCATTTAATCcattcattttcaataaattatttcattaaattcatcaatttgtttatcaattgaaaagcAAAttgtcaatagaaaaaaataattatcaaaaataaatgaatagaaaataaattgaaaaaaaataaaataaaattcaatcattGTTGATACAATTTCGACAATGAAAGGCGTAGTTAGCTGCCATCATCAGCCAAATACTGTCTTTCCCtgttttatcgttttttttttctttttttttggctccaaaaaatttgtcaattaaaaaaaatttaatgataatacatAGCAACAACGTGTTATCAtcgtatacaaaattttttcttatcttttttttttcagcagcTCCGTCTTTCAACCCAAAGCCCAGACCCTTCTCCCTGACAATCGCATGAGCGATTCAGGCAGCTATCAACGCGTGATCTcattgtcttttatttatatattataatatgacaataagttcataaatataattttaaaatatcatgattatttatcaatctatttattttcaaaatttaatgtgtgaaaaaaatatattatatatttaattatcgagtcattaataaaattataccaaatttttggtaaaaagaaaaattaaaaaacaaaaaaaaaaaaaaaaaagattaataaaaaaagaaattaaaaatagataaaattattattggttttaaaattgattttgtcATCCTTGGATGATGATGActcattttaaattcatctcaATGACATTGACATTGGCTTTGATCTTTtaacagttttatttttaattcaagggttttttttttttttttaacttttatccttgctgttgttgttaaGTTGGAGTGTTGAGTGAGATTGATCAAGAGTTTTGGGTTGAGACGTTTAATCATCTCTGATATTCaatcagtataaaaaaaaaaaaaaataaattaagaatttattaattattaagttaATATTTGcgttgaaatttttcattttctttgtaggaatttaacatttgttttttagttgaaaGTATCCAGCCAATTGTTCCAgcttgtatatttaatttttaatattttaactttattataggcaataattttaatttatttattttaatttattaattgcttTGCTTATCTAACTGCAGCTTATTTAAtacaacttttttcttttttgcttttttctttctctacATACACACTAATAATCTACTCaaaactattaataaataaattcaattgttatttgttaaaataacataataaattacctATAACTCCTTTCCTTTGTGACACTAAATTTGAACGttaaaacaacaatgaaaCAATAGAATCTTATCACGAAGAGTGTGATTATTACGAAGaagtaaaagaaataaaagaaacaaaagaaataataaaacaaaaaacagaaGAACCACCAAGGCCACCTTCTTCAGTAAGAAGCAAGAGTTTGGCTTGGCCACCAGTTAAAAATCTTGAGGATTCAAGTTATCCAACAGCAAGTCCAATTTGGGTAGATCCAAATCCAATTCTCAGTCGTTTACCAAGACAAAACGTTCCTgaaaaaagattatttataCAAGAAAATAGAAGTCAAAACGTTAGTCGAGCATCTAACAGAGAAGAACGTGAATACGATCAAAGAGACGTGTATTATTCAAGAAATAGTGAAATCATGGATAACAGTTGTAATAAGCCATTTTATAGAAAAGAATGTATTGAGACAAGACGAGAGTGTAGATCATCAAGTTCAACACGTCCTGATTCAGCAGAAGGAATGAGAAGATCATTGACTCCAACGAGAATTAATCAACCAACACCTAAACCCTGGATAGCAACTGTAACAAGTGAAACAAATACTTTTTCACATGTAGAAGCTCCAGTACCACCAGAACCACCAGTATGTCGAAAAGTATGTACTTGTGAAATTGTTTGTGAGAGAACAACTGGTCCAGGAGGTCCAGAACATGAACAAGAACATAAATATCGTAAAATTGTTTGTGAAATATGTACACCAGAACCACCTCCAGTTGAAGAATATGAAGAACCCCAAGAGCCTGAaccagaagaagaagaagagcaAGAATACGAAgaagaaaattatgaaattgtAGATATGGCTAAAGTTGTTCCTCCTGATGTTGCTGTTTGTCCAAGAGGTGTTGAAAATCAACACAATATGTATACAGAAACAACAGAAAAAGATGAGGGTAATatgcatattaaaaaaacaacaatttatgaaaaaactgTTGAATTACTTTCACCAAGTCGTGCTGGAACACCAGTTGAAGGTGAGGAAGAAAATGGAAGAGCATCAGCTGCATCAGCTGATCGTGAAGTTGAATGTATATCAGGTAGACATCAGTACTCTGAATCAGCTGATGTAGTATCATCAGCAATTGAAACATCTCGTATGATGGAAGAGGCAAAAAGAGAAGAAGAGGAACAACGACGTGCTATTCAAGAAGAACGTCGTATTGAACAAGAAAGAATTCAACGAGAAAAAGAAGAATGTCGTATACGTGAAGAAAATAGATTAAGAATAAttcaacaagaaaaagaagaaaaacaacGTCGtgttcaacaacaaaaaaaagaaactgaaAGAGTATGTCgtcaagaagaagaagaacgaTGTGGAAAACATGTTAGTTTTGCTTCACGTTCACAGGGTGTTGTTCAAGAAAGTGTTCAACCAAGTGAAGTTTATGAGAGTCAACAATATGTACGTGAAGAAAAAACTTGTAGTACAAAAACTGAAGAATGTTGTCAAAATTTACGTGAACAAGTTGaagtacataaaaatttacgagaacaacaacaaccagaAAGACGTACTCTTCAAGAGCGTCGTTTGGAAAAAAGATTTAGACCTCAATCAGCTGAAGAAAAACAAGCTGCTGAAGCTGCTGCTCGTGCTAAAGAGTCAATGCAACGAAAGCATGTTCAATTTGTAACTAAAACTGACAGTGGTAATGTTCGTCCTTTGCCTCAATCGAcagttaaaaattcaacaccaAAAGAATGGCGATCTGAGATGGTTAATGCATTGACAACAGTTTCAGATAGACCTTATTCACCATTTGAAACAACTACAACTTGTTGTTCTGTTCAAGAAAACAATGAGTGTCAATCAAAGACTACAGTTACTAGAAAAACACGATATGAAGAAATTTGTAGACCATGTCCTGCACAAAAACCTCAACCAGTTAAACCACCACCATACGTTGAACGTCCAATATCTCCATTTACTGAAGCTCTAACAACAGCATCTGAACGTCCTTATACTCCTCTAGGAGGTGATCATGAACAAGATACTGTTATTTGTGTTAAACGTTCACGAACACCTActgataaaacaattgaagGATACTGTCATCCAGCTGAAATTCTTTACACTGATGCAAAAACACGTCAGTCTCGAtcacgtgaaaaaaaattaagaaaagtTGAAGGACCTCGTCCATTGCCAACTCCACCACCAGATTATAAATTTCGTGATGCATCTGTATCACCAACAAGATCTCTATCTCGACCAGAAACTCCAAGTCGTCAAGGAGTAATGGCAGGATTAAAAAAACCAGGTACAATTCCATCGTATCAAAAATATCTTGTGGCTGAAGAATGCGAAGCAGTGCATGAAAATTCATACACACCAAGTAGAACACCAACACCTACACCACATAGACCAAAATCACCAGCTCCAGGTCCTCCACAAGCACCAGCTTGTTATATAAAAGCTCATGCTCCAATGATCCGAGCAGATCCACCACCTGCTCGTCAACCATTCAATCCTGTTAGTACTCAACCAGGACAAACTGAGAAAATATCATATCATTTAGAAGAAGACACTCCTCAAGGACATCTATCAAGAGATTATCAAGGAACTCGTACTTCATACAGTGAAAATTCTCAACGAAATACTCAGTCATATTCTTgccaacaacagcaacaacaacaacagcaatatCAAGAATCATCTGTTTCATCACAATCTAAGCAACAATTAGGAGACTGGGATGGTTCTGGTTGTGGTATAAATAAAGTATCAGATTATCAACCAAGCTTGTCTTGTCCATTAAAAAATGCACCACCATCTCGACCAGTAACTCCATGTCAATCAATTTCTCAATCAACATGTATATCTCAATGCAACTATGAATCAAGTAATTCACAAGCAGCAATTTCTGAACGTGTACAAAAACAAGGAGTAAGAGTATTACCACCATGTCCAAAAATTCAACCAACTCAACAAACTCAAGTGTGCCAAAAACGTCAAACTTATCAATCAGAAGAAGAACGAACAATGTCAACTTATAATGTACAAAAATCTAGTCATCAAGAGAGTGATTGTGCTAATACAGGAGTAACTGTTATGCCATGTAGAACAACAACTAGTTCTGGTGTAAGTAGAACTGGTGTTGTAATTATACCATGTGAAGGAGAAGACAATGATGCTTGTCCAAGATCAGGAATTTGTATAACACCAACACCAGATAGATCAGGTTTATGTGTATCACCAGCACAACATGGACGATCATCAGCCAGATGTTCTGGTCCAAACAAAGATCCACGTTCTGCTGGTAATCAAGTTGATGTTGGAAATTGTCCAGCTTCAGGTATACGAGTTGGAACTTGTTCAGATGGTTCTATTTGTGTTGCACCATGTAAAGTACCAGGTGTTGCTCCAGTTCAAGCACCAAAACCCATACTTAAAACACAATGTCCATCAGCAAAAACAATTCCTTTTCCTCATATCCCATTACCTGGTAAAGCGCCTGCACCAGAACCAAATCCTTGCGATTCTTGtccattaaataatcaatgtgAACAATCATCTCAGCAAATTAATCAACAGCCTCGCACTAATTTAAGCAATCAGCTAACGCGTATGACAATTAAGCGTGATAAGCATGttgttcaattatttaaacccCAAACACAAtcatcacaacaacaacaaaaatgtgATGATAGTGAAAGTTgtcaattacaacaacaacccTATCGTTCACCACCAAATCAATCGCGACCCTCATATACACCCGATACACGAAAGGTCCAAAACTTACCGGCCCCTACGAATTTGTCGTCCCAACCGGATTTAGGTTGCGGCCTTGGTGGAGCCAGTCCAAAAAGCCGAAGAATTGCTGGTAATTCAGCACCAACAAGAGGACGTGGTATTCTTAATCAAGCTGGAAGTTCTGGACGACAACCACTATGCGCTAGCTGCAACGCACACGTCAGGTAGATAGGCTTGGAAATTATTCTTGCCTGTCTTGATTGAtgtgtcatatttttttgcgtttgcatgtattttattttttccaatttaatcatttgtttttcatgatcaatttatttatttattaagagtattttatttaattttaaaataattataatttttaatttgcctatgtttatgttatttttttaaaataaaattctaacgTTTGGTTTTTTGTAatgcatgttttttttttgttttttgtttttgacaGTTAACGATGACCTTAAT is drawn from Aphidius gifuensis isolate YNYX2018 linkage group LG3, ASM1490517v1, whole genome shotgun sequence and contains these coding sequences:
- the LOC122852465 gene encoding PDZ and LIM domain protein Zasp isoform X9, which translates into the protein MSDMAQLISVKLSRFDGSPWGFRLQGGKDFGTPLVVQKVNGGSPAEAAGLRAGDAVIKVNNTDTYNLKHKDAQDVIVKAGNSFEVTVQRGGNTWRPSVSPVTPSIPSPQPHAPVNNIPPVTKTSLAANKQDVQHIGSGHNFAPKPFSNGNSDGAPIKSIVNKQYNSPVGIYSEQTIAETLSAQAEVLAGGVLGVNFKKNEKNYDAQNSEVFRMVQEADKEPKTPEPAEPIVNGGVVSSPLPTLTGLRSVSAPETKPQPTTPQNNGLPPGQNICADCERLIVGLFVRIKEKNLHVECFKCSTCGTSLKNVGYYNINNKLYCDIHAKLVARQQSTQGSIPTTVSTGGGKAPVGTITAALGNLGIDSPKSPPPPPQPLNGTSITAPFATPTLGGGNKSIGSTGLAPTLNYSSANNNNNNNNSSSINSFIRPQSQTVTESYHEECDYYEEVKEIKETKEIIKQKTEEPPRPPSSVRSKSLAWPPVKNLEDSSYPTASPIWVDPNPILSRLPRQNVPEKRLFIQENRSQNVSRASNREEREYDQRDVYYSRNSEIMDNSCNKPFYRKECIETRRECRSSSSTRPDSAEGMRRSLTPTRINQPTPKPWIATVTSETNTFSHVEAPVPPEPPVCRKVCTCEIVCERTTGPGGPEHEQEHKYRKIVCEICTPEPPPVEEYEEPQEPEPEEEEEQEYEEENYEIVDMAKVVPPDVAVCPRGVENQHNMYTETTEKDEGNMHIKKTTIYEKTVELLSPSRAGTPVEGEEENGRASAASADREVECISGRHQYSESADVVSSAIETSRMMEEAKREEEEQRRAIQEERRIEQERIQREKEECRIREENRLRIIQQEKEEKQRRVQQQKKETERVCRQEEEERCGKHVSFASRSQGVVQESVQPSEVYESQQYVREEKTCSTKTEECCQNLREQVEVHKNLREQQQPERRTLQERRLEKRFRPQSAEEKQAAEAAARAKESMQRKHVQFVTKTDSGNVRPLPQSTVKNSTPKEWRSEMVNALTTVSDRPYSPFETTTTCCSVQENNECQSKTTVTRKTRYEEICRPCPAQKPQPVKPPPYVERPISPFTEALTTASERPYTPLGGDHEQDTVICVKRSRTPTDKTIEGYCHPAEILYTDAKTRQSRSREKKLRKVEGPRPLPTPPPDYKFRDASVSPTRSLSRPETPSRQGVMAGLKKPGTIPSYQKYLVAEECEAVHENSYTPSRTPTPTPHRPKSPAPGPPQAPACYIKAHAPMIRADPPPARQPFNPVSTQPGQTEKISYHLEEDTPQGHLSRDYQGTRTSYSENSQRNTQSYSCQQQQQQQQQYQESSVSSQSKQQLGDWDGSGCGINKVSDYQPSLSCPLKNAPPSRPVTPCQSISQSTCISQCNYESSNSQAAISERVQKQGVRVLPPCPKIQPTQQTQVCQKRQTYQSEEERTMSTYNVQKSSHQESDCANTGVTVMPCRTTTSSGVSRTGVVIIPCEGEDNDACPRSGICITPTPDRSGLCVSPAQHGRSSARCSGPNKDPRSAGNQVDVGNCPASGIRVGTCSDGSICVAPCKVPGVAPVQAPKPILKTQCPSAKTIPFPHIPLPGKAPAPEPNPCDSCPLNNQCEQSSQQINQQPRTNLSNQLTRMTIKRDKHVVQLFKPQTQSSQQQQKCDDSESCQLQQQPYRSPPNQSRPSYTPDTRKVQNLPAPTNLSSQPDLGCGLGGASPKSRRIAGNSAPTRGRGILNQAGSSGRQPLCASCNAHVRGPFITALGQIWCPEHFVCVNSQCNRPLQDIGFVQEKGQLYCEYCFERFIAPACNKCNNKIKGDSLTAIGKHFHPECFSCTYCGKLFGNSPFFLEDGLPYCEADWNELFTTKCYACGFPVEAGDRWVEALNNNYHSQCFNCSTCKANLEGQSFYAKGGRPFCKNHAR
- the LOC122852465 gene encoding PDZ and LIM domain protein Zasp isoform X10 produces the protein MSDMAQLISVKLSRFDGSPWGFRLQGGKDFGTPLVVQKVNGGSPAEAAGLRAGDAVIKVNNTDTYNLKHKDAQDVIVKAGNSFEVTVQRGGNTWRPSVSPVTPSIPSPQPHAPVNNIPPVTKTSLAANKQDVQHIGSGHNFAPKPFSNGNSDGAPIKSIVNKQYNSPVGIYSEQTIAETLSAQAEVLAGGVLGVNFKKNEKNYDAQNSEVFRMVQEADKEPKTPEPEPIVNGGVVSSPLPTLTGLRSVSAPETKPQPTTPQNNGLPPGQNICADCERLIVGLFVRIKEKNLHVECFKCSTCGTSLKNVGYYNINNKLYCDIHAKLVARQQSTQGSIPTTVSTGGGKAPVGTITAALGNLGIDSPKSPPPPPQPLNGTSITAPFATPTLGGGNKSIGSTGLAPTLNYSSANNNNNNNNSSSINSFIRPQSQTVTESYHEECDYYEEVKEIKETKEIIKQKTEEPPRPPSSVRSKSLAWPPVKNLEDSSYPTASPIWVDPNPILSRLPRQNVPEKRLFIQENRSQNVSRASNREEREYDQRDVYYSRNSEIMDNSCNKPFYRKECIETRRECRSSSSTRPDSAEGMRRSLTPTRINQPTPKPWIATVTSETNTFSHVEAPVPPEPPVCRKVCTCEIVCERTTGPGGPEHEQEHKYRKIVCEICTPEPPPVEEYEEPQEPEPEEEEEQEYEEENYEIVDMAKVVPPDVAVCPRGVENQHNMYTETTEKDEGNMHIKKTTIYEKTVELLSPSRAGTPVEGEEENGRASAASADREVECISGRHQYSESADVVSSAIETSRMMEEAKREEEEQRRAIQEERRIEQERIQREKEECRIREENRLRIIQQEKEEKQRRVQQQKKETERVCRQEEEERCGKHVSFASRSQGVVQESVQPSEVYESQQYVREEKTCSTKTEECCQNLREQVEVHKNLREQQQPERRTLQERRLEKRFRPQSAEEKQAAEAAARAKESMQRKHVQFVTKTDSGNVRPLPQSTVKNSTPKEWRSEMVNALTTVSDRPYSPFETTTTCCSVQENNECQSKTTVTRKTRYEEICRPCPAQKPQPVKPPPYVERPISPFTEALTTASERPYTPLGGDHEQDTVICVKRSRTPTDKTIEGYCHPAEILYTDAKTRQSRSREKKLRKVEGPRPLPTPPPDYKFRDASVSPTRSLSRPETPSRQGVMAGLKKPGTIPSYQKYLVAEECEAVHENSYTPSRTPTPTPHRPKSPAPGPPQAPACYIKAHAPMIRADPPPARQPFNPVSTQPGQTEKISYHLEEDTPQGHLSRDYQGTRTSYSENSQRNTQSYSCQQQQQQQQQYQESSVSSQSKQQLGDWDGSGCGINKVSDYQPSLSCPLKNAPPSRPVTPCQSISQSTCISQCNYESSNSQAAISERVQKQGVRVLPPCPKIQPTQQTQVCQKRQTYQSEEERTMSTYNVQKSSHQESDCANTGVTVMPCRTTTSSGVSRTGVVIIPCEGEDNDACPRSGICITPTPDRSGLCVSPAQHGRSSARCSGPNKDPRSAGNQVDVGNCPASGIRVGTCSDGSICVAPCKVPGVAPVQAPKPILKTQCPSAKTIPFPHIPLPGKAPAPEPNPCDSCPLNNQCEQSSQQINQQPRTNLSNQLTRMTIKRDKHVVQLFKPQTQSSQQQQKCDDSESCQLQQQPYRSPPNQSRPSYTPDTRKVQNLPAPTNLSSQPDLGCGLGGASPKSRRIAGNSAPTRGRGILNQAGSSGRQPLCASCNAHVRGPFITALGQIWCPEHFVCVNSQCNRPLQDIGFVQEKGQLYCEYCFERFIAPACNKCNNKIKGDSLTAIGKHFHPECFSCTYCGKLFGNSPFFLEDGLPYCEADWNELFTTKCYACGFPVEAGDRWVEALNNNYHSQCFNCSTCKANLEGQSFYAKGGRPFCKNHAR